In a single window of the Desulfovibrio mangrovi genome:
- a CDS encoding nucleoside recognition domain-containing protein, whose product MTDTAQSFPKESTTSRPAGMRRKRSGIVARILPFALCAGALVLIIRHDPALLAWAKAWPKLIHPLLRMLLYLGVGLLVGLAVEGMGWAPMLARVVRPLMRFGNLRDESGAAFTAAFFSGTTANTMLMNYWQDGRITQQEMRLSYLVNTGLPVFLLHLPTTFFIVVPMTRTAGIIYLSINALAALLRTIAVLAWSRIQLSTSATATPQAETMPQSRKTTMQKVLDAFGKRFRRIITITAPVYFLMYALNQTGAFDYLRDAFSHWAVTGLLPVEAAGVVVFSVAAEFTSGIAAAGALLDAGTLTTQQIVLALILGTIVATPIRALRHQLPSHAGVFTPKLGLVMLLQSQFLRITSLLAVTWAYLALA is encoded by the coding sequence TTGACCGACACAGCCCAGTCCTTCCCCAAAGAGAGCACGACGTCTCGCCCCGCCGGCATGCGCAGGAAACGTTCCGGCATTGTTGCCCGCATCCTTCCATTCGCCCTGTGCGCAGGTGCCCTCGTTCTCATCATACGCCACGACCCCGCACTCCTTGCCTGGGCCAAGGCATGGCCCAAGCTGATACACCCGCTATTGCGCATGCTGCTGTATCTGGGCGTGGGGCTTCTGGTCGGCCTTGCCGTCGAGGGCATGGGCTGGGCTCCCATGCTGGCCCGCGTGGTGCGCCCGCTGATGCGCTTCGGCAACCTGCGCGACGAGTCCGGCGCAGCCTTCACTGCCGCCTTCTTCTCCGGCACCACGGCCAACACCATGCTCATGAACTACTGGCAGGACGGCAGGATAACGCAGCAGGAAATGCGCCTTTCCTACCTTGTAAACACAGGCCTGCCCGTCTTTCTGCTGCACCTGCCCACAACCTTTTTCATTGTGGTGCCCATGACGCGCACCGCTGGCATCATCTACCTTTCCATCAATGCCCTTGCCGCCCTGCTGCGGACCATTGCCGTACTGGCATGGAGCCGCATACAGCTTTCCACCTCCGCCACCGCAACCCCGCAAGCGGAAACGATGCCGCAGAGCAGAAAGACGACCATGCAAAAGGTGCTGGATGCCTTCGGCAAACGATTCAGGCGCATCATCACCATCACGGCCCCCGTCTACTTTCTGATGTATGCCCTGAATCAGACCGGCGCGTTCGACTATCTGCGTGATGCATTTTCCCATTGGGCCGTCACCGGCCTCCTGCCGGTGGAAGCCGCAGGGGTCGTTGTCTTTTCCGTGGCTGCGGAATTCACATCCGGCATCGCCGCCGCAGGCGCGTTACTGGATGCGGGCACCCTGACCACACAACAAATCGTCCTGGCCCTCATTCTTGGCACCATCGTCGCTACGCCCATCCGCGCGCTACGCCATCAGCTGCCTTCCCACGCAGGTGTGTTCACACCAAAACTCGGCCTTGTCATGCTGCTGCAAAGCCAGTTTCTGCGCATCACCAGCCTGCTCGCCGTAACCTGGGCGTACCTTGCCCTCGCCTGA
- a CDS encoding ABC transporter ATP-binding protein, whose amino-acid sequence MITLTNVTCGYAGQPVLRDVNLCIHSGEMVGLLGPNGSGKTTLLLTLSGVLPPISGEMRLANDDAATLAATERAKRLASVPQRLGEQPHMEAFSLVLMGRYPYISFLGGYSAEDRNIALGAMQETRTAHLAHRSAQALSGGEFQRVLIARALAQQTPCLLLDEATSGLDIARKVEVFRLLHARHAQGTTVISAIHDLNMAALYCERLIFLKEGRIVLDGPVSDIFTEQHLSDIYETRIHIISHPVTGVPQACLSPLLPAPRLNHD is encoded by the coding sequence ATGATCACCCTGACCAATGTTACCTGCGGATACGCCGGCCAACCTGTCCTACGCGACGTGAACCTGTGCATACACTCCGGCGAAATGGTCGGCCTGCTGGGCCCCAACGGCAGCGGAAAAACCACCTTGCTGCTCACGCTCTCCGGCGTGTTGCCCCCCATATCGGGCGAGATGCGGCTGGCCAATGATGACGCGGCAACGCTTGCCGCGACGGAACGTGCCAAGCGTTTAGCCTCTGTCCCGCAACGCTTGGGCGAACAGCCGCATATGGAAGCTTTTTCTCTCGTGCTCATGGGCCGCTACCCCTACATTTCCTTTCTGGGCGGCTACTCCGCCGAAGACAGAAACATCGCTCTTGGCGCCATGCAGGAAACCCGTACAGCGCATCTTGCACACCGTTCGGCCCAGGCTCTTTCCGGCGGTGAATTCCAGCGAGTGCTCATTGCCCGCGCCCTTGCCCAGCAGACGCCCTGCCTGCTGCTGGACGAGGCCACATCCGGCCTCGACATTGCCCGCAAGGTGGAAGTCTTCCGCCTGCTGCATGCCCGCCATGCGCAAGGGACCACGGTCATTTCCGCCATCCACGACCTGAACATGGCAGCCCTGTACTGTGAAAGACTCATCTTCCTGAAAGAGGGACGCATCGTGCTGGACGGCCCTGTATCCGATATCTTTACCGAACAGCATCTTTCAGACATCTATGAAACACGCATTCACATCATCTCCCACCCTGTCACCGGCGTGCCGCAGGCCTGCCTCTCTCCGCTCCTGCCTGCACCGAGGCTGAACCATGACTGA
- a CDS encoding FecCD family ABC transporter permease: MTATTDSTTHAMHSARSRRFRRTALCALAACIISVVAACLFGPVDIPAPKVLSLLWGKLTGASPAQADIAATLVVWDIRLGRVVLSLLVGASLGMAGTVFQGILRNPLADPFTLGVSSGAAFGASLVIMLGLSATLPLLPFVGTLPAAAMVGALTALFAVIMLGRSGGRLRRESLVLAGVVVATFLAALISLVKSLDEESVASIVFWIMGSLQGRGWNECTLVLPWFAVGSLIIWRFSRELDILALGDTQARQLGMNADRVRLWLLVGASMLTGASVAVSGVIGFVGLVVPHLMRMAQGGEHRPLLVSSGLAGGLLLLWSDVAARTILPEGAELPVGVVTALLGGPFFCLLLRRRMREDAI, translated from the coding sequence ATGACCGCCACCACCGACAGCACCACGCATGCAATGCACTCCGCCCGCTCCCGCCGATTCAGGCGCACGGCGCTTTGCGCACTTGCAGCCTGCATAATCTCGGTGGTGGCGGCATGTCTTTTCGGCCCCGTGGATATTCCTGCTCCCAAGGTACTGTCCCTGCTGTGGGGCAAGCTGACCGGCGCAAGCCCGGCACAGGCCGACATTGCCGCAACGCTGGTAGTCTGGGACATCCGTCTGGGCAGAGTCGTGCTTTCCCTGCTGGTCGGCGCGTCTCTGGGCATGGCGGGAACGGTATTTCAAGGCATCCTGCGCAACCCGTTGGCTGATCCGTTCACACTGGGGGTCTCCAGCGGTGCTGCCTTCGGAGCCTCGCTGGTCATCATGCTGGGCCTTTCCGCCACACTGCCCCTGCTGCCTTTCGTGGGCACCCTGCCTGCCGCAGCCATGGTCGGCGCGCTGACGGCCCTGTTTGCCGTCATCATGCTGGGACGTTCCGGCGGCAGGCTGCGCCGCGAATCGCTGGTGCTGGCGGGCGTGGTGGTCGCCACCTTCCTCGCCGCACTCATTTCACTGGTCAAATCACTGGATGAGGAATCCGTCGCCTCCATCGTCTTCTGGATCATGGGCAGCCTGCAGGGGCGCGGCTGGAACGAGTGCACTCTGGTTCTTCCATGGTTCGCCGTGGGCAGCCTGATCATCTGGCGTTTTTCCCGCGAGCTGGACATCCTCGCCCTCGGTGATACGCAGGCGCGGCAACTGGGAATGAATGCCGACCGCGTGCGCCTGTGGCTGCTTGTGGGAGCCAGCATGCTCACGGGAGCATCAGTGGCCGTATCCGGCGTCATCGGTTTTGTGGGTCTAGTGGTACCGCACCTCATGCGCATGGCGCAGGGCGGCGAGCACAGGCCGCTTCTGGTCAGTTCCGGTCTTGCAGGGGGGCTGCTCCTGCTCTGGTCCGACGTGGCCGCGCGCACCATTCTGCCGGAAGGTGCGGAACTGCCCGTGGGCGTGGTTACCGCCCTGCTCGGCGGCCCCTTCTTCTGCCTGCTACTCAGGCGACGCATGCGGGAGGACGCCATATGA
- a CDS encoding sirohydrochlorin cobaltochelatase gives MFLSRLTRWSTTLLLLLVLALPAFAGHGKNGAEREGILLVAFGTTVPEARAAFDNIEEEVRKAFPDTEIRWAYSAKQVRRTIKENEGTALLSPASALARMGDEGFTHVAVQSLHTIPGAEFHDLIRTVAAFRNMPKGTRTVTLGEALLSSPDDMEKAAKALVSTFPAERKKTDAVVLMGHGTHHPANIYYPGLQYYLSKVEPNAFVGTVEGAPSLEDVVNELKARKARTVWLMPLMAVAGDHARNDMAGPEPESWKSVLEKEGFTVHTILRGTGEFDAITAIWVDHLRDAFSRLNQ, from the coding sequence ATGTTTCTTTCCCGCCTGACCAGATGGTCGACAACGCTCTTGCTGCTTCTCGTGCTCGCCCTGCCCGCATTTGCCGGACACGGCAAGAACGGGGCCGAACGCGAGGGCATTCTGCTCGTGGCCTTCGGCACCACCGTACCCGAGGCCCGTGCCGCGTTTGACAACATCGAGGAAGAAGTCCGCAAGGCCTTCCCTGATACGGAAATCCGCTGGGCCTATTCCGCAAAACAGGTACGCCGGACCATCAAGGAAAATGAAGGCACGGCCCTGCTGTCTCCCGCATCCGCGCTGGCACGCATGGGTGATGAAGGATTTACCCACGTGGCCGTGCAGTCGCTGCACACCATTCCCGGCGCCGAATTTCATGATCTCATCCGAACCGTGGCGGCTTTCCGCAACATGCCCAAAGGAACCCGGACCGTAACGCTGGGCGAGGCGCTGCTCTCTTCCCCGGACGATATGGAAAAGGCGGCAAAGGCGCTTGTTTCCACCTTTCCCGCAGAACGGAAGAAGACTGACGCCGTGGTGCTCATGGGACACGGCACCCACCACCCTGCCAACATCTACTACCCCGGCCTGCAATACTATCTCTCCAAGGTTGAGCCCAACGCCTTTGTAGGCACTGTGGAAGGCGCGCCCTCGCTTGAGGACGTGGTAAATGAACTCAAAGCCCGCAAGGCACGCACCGTATGGCTGATGCCGCTCATGGCCGTTGCCGGCGACCATGCCCGCAACGACATGGCAGGCCCTGAACCGGAAAGCTGGAAGAGCGTGCTGGAAAAAGAAGGTTTCACCGTGCATACTATTCTGCGCGGCACCGGTGAGTTTGACGCCATTACCGCCATATGGGTAGACCATCTGCGGGACGCATTCTCCCGTCTGAATCAGTAA